In one Ictalurus furcatus strain D&B chromosome 10, Billie_1.0, whole genome shotgun sequence genomic region, the following are encoded:
- the senp5 gene encoding sentrin-specific protease 5 produces MRVQVHNSSDQAKPAPAEMSENGRARRKRVPKLCDCCGPNTKPHALGHGPVTKKRGRRKKEVVNEVEVTTDNHLSSAFVDLASTPDTADTMTVCGMQQVTLPEPGTPTLSGEQIIPLVLHNGTATSPENSESNDADCAPLGDSKEPSCVMHSTTQSSLDSHCDPTAPLDCLRRSPTSHNDCMDKFICPAAESSITTSDQPTDTDAMEIEHAVYAVYLNTKALWDHRYCKRPHVDAEEERANISQPPSAEIQQEDVVELLHEYLELFYGKYGSFIPLNEEDILQYLNEHLNADFNDRRKMINKEVLKYKAGLACASMHFFKVTYNKHTLALEDLSTLEDQNWVNDQVINMYGELIMDATNHKVHFFNSFFYKQLVAKGYEGVKRWTKKVDVFSKRLLLIPLHLEIHWSLITVDVPKQNINFYDSQGILFKFAVENILKYIIAEAKEKKHAALQKGWKMTVNKGIPQQKNDNDCGVFVLEYCKCLAFKEPLQFTQEDMPKVRKRIYKELCDCKLTDLQKQV; encoded by the exons ATGAGAGTCCAAGTTCATAACAGCTCCGACCAGGCAAAGCCGGCACCAGCCGAGATGTCGGAGAATGGGCGCGCACGGAGGAAACGCGTGCCCAAGTTATGCGACTGCTGTGGGCCGAACACCAAACCTCATGCGCTGGGTCACGGGCCGGTCACGAAGAAACGCGGCCGCAGGAAGAAAGAGGTGGTGAACGAAGTGGAGGTGACGACTGACAACCATTTAAGTTCTGCGTTCGTCGACCTAGCGTCGACACCAGACACCGCGGACACCATGACTGTGTGCGGAATGCAACAAGTAACACTTCCTGAACCAGGCACACCAACACTGAGTGGGGAACAGATTATTCCTCTGGTTCTGCACAATGGCACTGCGACCAGTCCAGAGAACAGTGAAAGCAATGATGCTGATTGCGCTCCACTCGGTGACTCAAAAGAGCCCAGTTGTGTCATGCACAGTACAACTCAATCCAGTTTGGATTCACACTGTGATCCTACAGCACCTCTGGACTGCCTGCGTCGCAGTCCGACCTCACACAATGACTGTATGGATAAATTCATATGTCCTGCTGCAGAGAGCAGCATCACTACGTCAGATCAGCCCACAGACACTGATGCCATGGAAATTGAACACGCTGTGTATGCAGTTTATCTAAACACAAAGGCTTTATGGGACCACCGTTACTGCAAACGGCCTCACGTCGACGCAGAAGAAGAGCGAGCGAATATCTCACAGCCACCTTCAGCTGAAATCCAGCAGGAAGATGTTGTAGAACTCCTTCACG AATACCTCGAGCTTTTCTATGGGAAGTATGGGAGCTTCATTCCACTGAACGAGGAGGACATTCTTCAGTACCTGAACGAACACTTGAACGCTGACTTTAATGACCG aaggaaaatgatcaacaaagAAGTGCTGAAGTACAAGGCCGGCTTGGCGTGCGCGTCGATGCATTTCTTCAAAGTGACCTACAACAAGCACACTCTGGCACTCGAAGACCTTTCAACACTTGAAGACCAAAACTGGGTCAATGACCAG gTCATAAACATGTATGGTGAATTGATCATGGATGCTACAAACCACAAG GTCCATTTCTTCAACAGTTTCTTTTACAAACAGCTTGTAGCAAAAGGCTATGAAGGAGTGAAGAGGTGGACAAAAAAG GTGGATGTGTTTTCTAAAAGATTGCTGCTGATTCCTCTCCACTTGGAGATCCACTGGTCCCTGATTACTGTGGACGTCCCCAAGCAAAACATAAACTTCTATGATTCCCAAGGAATATTGTTCAAGTTTGCTGttgaa aacattttgaaatacatcatagCGGAGGCAAAAGAAAAGAAGCACGCTGCTCTCCAAAAAGGCTGGAAGATGACTGTCAACAAG ggtATTCCACAACAGAAGAATGATAATGACTGTGGAGTTTTTGTTCTGGAG TACTGCAAGTGCCTGGCATTTAAAGAACCATTGCAGTTCACACAAGAGGACATGCCTAAAGTGCGTAAAAGAATATATAAGGAACTCTGTGACTGCAAACTCACTGACTTACAAAAACAGGTctaa
- the ncbp2 gene encoding nuclear cap-binding protein subunit 2 encodes MSYKLNALFSDSYVDISQYRDQHFKGNRHEQEKLLKQSNTLYVGNLSFYTTEEQVYELFSKSGDVKRIVIGLDKVKKTACGFCFVEYYTRADAEHAMRFINGTRLDDRIIRTDWDAGFKEGRQYGRGKSGGQVRDEYRQDYDPARGGYGKLAQLQRGPDGHQKF; translated from the exons ATGTCTTATAAATTAAACGCCCTTTTTAGCGACTCATACGTTGATATAAGTCAGTACAGAGACCAGCATTTCAAG GGCAATCGGCATGAGCAAGAAAAACTGTTGAAGCAAAGCAATACGCTTTATGTTGGGAACCTTTCTTTCTACACAACAGAAGAGCAGGTGTATGAGCTTTTCTCCAAAAGCGGCGACGTGAAAAGAATAGTCATCGGCCTCGACAAGGTCAAGAAAACTGCGTGTGGGTTTTGTTTCGTGGA GTACTATACACGAGCCGATGCTGAGCATGCGATGAGATTTATTAACGGTACCAGACTGGACGATAGAATCATCAGAACAGACTGGGACGCGGGTTTTAAAGAGGGGCGGCAGTACGGTCGGGGCAAATCGGGTGGTCAG GTGCGAGATGAATACAGACAGGATTATGACCCTGCACGAGGCGGATACGGCAAATTAGCTCAGCTACAAAGGGGCCCAGACGGACATCAAAAATTTTAG